The Hevea brasiliensis isolate MT/VB/25A 57/8 chromosome 1, ASM3005281v1, whole genome shotgun sequence DNA segment ATGAATTTTCATTCTGGTTTCTATGATTCTATCTACCTCATAATTTATGTGTTTGGCTTTTCATAAAACATAAAGGTAATGATAACGCAGCCAGAGTGCCAGACTATCATCAAGCAAAAAGTAAGCAGATATATACACAAATGAAATGGCCAAAAAGAGAGTGCAAACATGAGAGCGAGGAAAAAAGTACCCAGAAAAGTATTTTATTGCAAAGAAATAATGGCAAGGCATCAATTGAGGCATTTCTGTTAGTTGCCTCTTTATCTTCACGATCTATTGATGTGTTTGGTACAATAGTAATTGGAATATCAGTAAAGTTGAATGTAAAGCTTCATGCAGGTATATTCTCAACCTAATATCAATCACTTGCTCTGATGAACTGAAAGAGGAAAAAAGACTAGAGCTAAACCTAACTGAGCATGGTTCTTAGCAACTGGAGGAAACTCTTACAAGCAACAACTATTGTAGGCAAAATTCAGTGAACACAGGCAACCTCTTTCTTATTCTTGGACCATGAAGAACACTATGAATATAGGCATCAACATCTTTTCTGGGTGATGAGTATTTGTCAATTTCACCTGGCAAGGCAACTTCAATGTCATCATCCAAGGGCGACCAGTCTTGAGGTTTGACACTGGCGGCGGGGGTTTTGATGTAGACTTCTGGTTTGGTGCAGTGCATAGGTGTGATGATTGGGCTGGTGTTCTTGCTGAAGTATACAGATTGTATGGTGATGACAGGGCTCTTGTTCTTGTAATCAGGTTTGGAAACAGAGGCCGTTTGGCTTGCTGCCACTACTGCTTCAGCCATGAGGAAACGCGACTTCTGGCCATAAGAATATGATGCGGCTGAATGCGACTTGAAAGTATGTGTCTACATAAACAGAAAACAGATAAGCACCATTCGTCTTAATCTTTGATATTTTTCTGCTAATAACTAAGAATCAAGAATTTATGATTTCCTTTTTCTATAAGATCAATATAGAGCGTTTACTTCTGCTTCGTTCTTCATGGGGTAACAAGTCGGACGAAGCTCTTCTTTTCCATGCACAAACTGCAAAATACAGCACAAAATTATATTATCCACCATATTATGACCAGAAAACAGCAAAGTATTTTCTATTGTTTTCCATGGCTACTCACCCTAATTCTCCGATTTCCTTTATCAGGCCGCATACGAAAAGACAAGGCTACGCACACATATACTTTTCTAATTGCCACCGCCTAAGGAATAAAATCAATGAATTACTTAAGGAACATTAATTGAGCTAGGCTCTTTGTAGGACCCATCAAGTTGTAGATTACagaatgattctccttaattcagTGAAAATCAGTTCTGTAGTTTCTTAATCAATAAGCATATCAAATTCATCACCGTCCCTACTTTTAAATCGCCGTGAAAACATTGGACTAACGACTAGTCGTCCTTGCAATTCCAAATAgaacaattaaaatat contains these protein-coding regions:
- the LOC110659942 gene encoding uncharacterized protein LOC110659942 isoform X2, whose amino-acid sequence is MDALHSSKQMPKLKSSNGSVSPLNTLLNSDSTLIRYLCGGSRISSSACNATNDAFSSRAITANSSNFGRSLLPLSSVENVMSSPVYGTPVKVVDDEVLVMDEILVDSLSGGKVLRSLSSNSSDSPSNSSSSPQIRVYKTELCRSWEDFGHCRYGSKCQFVHGKEELRPTCYPMKNEAETHTFKSHSAASYSYGQKSRFLMAEAVVAASQTASVSKPDYKNKSPVITIQSVYFSKNTSPIITPMHCTKPEVYIKTPAASVKPQDWSPLDDDIEVALPGEIDKYSSPRKDVDAYIHSVLHGPRIRKRLPVFTEFCLQ
- the LOC110659942 gene encoding uncharacterized protein LOC110659942 isoform X1; protein product: MDALHSSKQMPKLKSSNGSVSPLNTLLNSDSTLIRYLCGGSRISSSACNATNDAFSSRAITANSSNFGRSLLPLSSVENVMSSPVYGTPVKVVDDEVLVMDEILVDSLSGGKVLRSLSSNSSDSPSNSSSSPQIRVYKTELCRSWEDFGHCRYGSKCQAVAIRKVYVCVALSFRMRPDKGNRRIRFVHGKEELRPTCYPMKNEAETHTFKSHSAASYSYGQKSRFLMAEAVVAASQTASVSKPDYKNKSPVITIQSVYFSKNTSPIITPMHCTKPEVYIKTPAASVKPQDWSPLDDDIEVALPGEIDKYSSPRKDVDAYIHSVLHGPRIRKRLPVFTEFCLQ